Genomic window (Arthrobacter sp. StoSoilA2):
GCTTGCACTCATGGAACTCACAGCGGCGCGGTTCCCGGCAAGGCTCAACGCGGATGGCCAGCCGATCCTGCTGGAAAACCAGGACCGACGTCGATGGGATCAGTCAGCAATCCGGCGCGGACGCGCAGCGCTTTCGACGGCGGCTGGTTCCGGCCGTGGGCTCGGCGCCTACGGGCTGCAGGCTTCCATCGCCGAATGCCACGCTGTGGCGCACTCAGTGGAGGAGACGGACTGGGATCGAATCGTGGTTCTGTACGAGGCGCTCGGGCGACTCACGCCGTCGCCCATCATCGATTTGAACCGTGCCGTCGCCGTGTCCATGGCTTCTGGCCCTGCCGCCGCACTGGACCTCGTTGACGAATTGGATCGCACGGGTGAACTCAAGGGCTCGCATCTCTTGCCGGCGGTAAGAGGCGAGCTGCTGTGGCGGCTTGGACGCGATGAAGAAGCGAGGGATGCATTTCACCAAGCTCTTGAACTGTGCTCCAGCGGCGCCGAACGCGTGGTCCTTGAGCGAAAAATCAAGGACTTGCAACCCGGACAACGCCAGTAAGCGCTCAAACGGGTGCATGCTAGCCCCTCGATGTGCGCCGGGCACTTTTATAGCCGGGCATTTTTATAGCCGGGCACTCTTCATGTTCGGAGGCGCTCTTATGTTCTGAGGGGTGTGTGGTGGTGGTTGCGTCGGGGTGTTTGTTTGGGGTCGATGTGGGGTGGCGGGATGAACCACGGAACCCCTGTTGTGATGTCGATGCGCCAGTCTTCTTTGTGGATGAGGTGGTGGTGGTGGCTGCAGAGCAAGGTGCCGTTGTTGGTTGACGTGGTGCCGCCGTGTGACCAGTAGGTGATGTGATGGGCTTCGCACCAGGGGGCGGGCATGGTGCAGTCGGGGAACGCGCAGCCTTGGTCCCGGGCGGTGATGGCTTTGCGGATGTGGGGCGGGAAGATCCGGGTGGTGCGGCCGATGTCCAGGATGCGGGATTCGCTGCCGAGCAGGACGGGGAGGATGTCGGCGTCGCAGGCGATTTTGCGGATGGTGTTGGGGTGGATCGGGCCGGCGAAGGTGGCGGAGCCGGAGCTGAGCCGGGGGTGTTGCGGGTCAGCTCCGGTCCCTGTGCCTGTGGTCCGGGTGGGGGCCGTGCGCGTGAGTCGTTGGAAGAGGTCGCGTTCGTCGATGGTGACGGCGAGCTGGGGTCGGAGCCCGCCGTTGGAGGGCAGTTTCCCTGTGGTCATGGCGACGGCGCAGGCTCCGACGAGGCCGTCGAGGAGTTTCTGGGCCCGGGAACGCCGGTCCAGGTCCGGACCCGCTGGTTCGTTCCCGCCGTCTCCGTTCCCGCCCCCGTTCCCGTTAACGCTGTCGTTGCTTTCGCCGGTGGCGTTGCTTTCGTCGGTGGTGTTGCTGGTTTCGGGCTCATTAGTGTGTGCGGTGGTGAGTCGGGGGTTGGTGGCGGTGTTCATGGCGGTGGTGAGTGTTTCGTATTGTTCGGTGGTGGCGAAGATTTCCAGGTGGTGCAGTCCGTGGCGGGGCTTGCGGATGAAGGTGCCTTGGAGCTGGCGGAGGATTTCTTCGCTGGGTTCCGGGCCGTCCTGGTCGATCAGGTCGTTCCAGCGTTTGGTCATTTTCAGGACGAAGTCGGGGTCGGACCCGGCGGCGGTGCGGGTGAGGGCGTGTTCCATCCGGGTGATGGTCTCCTCGTCGGTGAGGAGCCGTACTTTGTCCAGGGCGGCGCTGATGATGCTCGCGGACCGGGTGGGTATTTGCGTGGATTCGAGGGCTTGGGCCAGGATTTCGCGGCGGGCCGGGATGTGTTGCCCGGCGATTCCGGTCCCGGGGAGGACCTGGGAGGCCAGGGCGAGCCGGCGCCGGGCTTCGCCGATGCCGATCCTCAGACGGGCCCGCAGGAATTCCGCGGCGTTGCGGTAGCCATCATCGGCCACCGCAGCAGCGTCCGCCACCGCAGCAGCGTCCGCCGCAGCAACAGCGGATCCAGCAGCAGCATTGAAGCCAGCAGGGGTGGCGGATCCAGCAGCAGTATTGAAGCCAGCAGCAGCATCGGACCTTGCAGCTGTGGCTGTGGCTGTGGCTGTGGCGGTGGCGGGGTTTGGTCCTGTGGGTGTGGGGTTGGTCCAGCCTGTCTGCCATCCCGTGCCCGCCGCGGAGGAGGGCCGTGCCTGCTGGGCCCGGGTGCGAGTCCGTTCCACGGCGTGCGCCGCGATGACCTGCAGATACTCCACGGTGCGGGCAATATCCTCCACCCGCCCGGCGAACCCCGCGGCTTCGGCAAACCCGAACCCCGGGGCGCCGGCCACGGTGACGGAACGCAGACTTTCCAAGGCCCCAACGCTGTCCGCCAGCGCATCCCCAAGTCCCAGCGCATCCCCGAGCCCGAGCGTATCCTCAAGCCCCGGCGCGCCCTGATGTCTTAGCGGACTCCCAAGTCCCAAGGAACCGCCCAGTCCCCGGGAAACAGGGCTGACTTCAGGATCGACCCTAATTCCTGGATCGACTTCAACTTCAGGATCGACCCCAAGGCCGGCGAAGGGCAGTGGTTCCAGGCCGTGAACACGCTCGCCTTCACGGTCCATTTCACTAAGGGTGGCGAAGGATTTCGGTTCAATGCCGCGAAGCAGCGCCATGGCCCTGAGCTTCTCCGAATCGCCGCCTGCCGCAGCCGCCGCCGTCGGGCTTTCACAGCCGGCCTGGCCGCTGGCCGGACCGGTGTGGCTTCCTCGGGGAAGGCCCCGGGGGCGCACCGCGACGCCAGGCATCGCTGCCCGTCGCGCCATGATTTCCCCAATGCTTCCCATGAATAAACCCTCTCACCAGGGTCTGACATTTTTAGGAAGCACTTCCAAGGGCTTCAGCCGGGATAGCCGTACTCCTCGTTAGATACCAACTCGCCCCAGGTTGTTTCGGAACCGTCGGAGGCTCCGGTGGTTTCCCACATGGCAAGGTGGCTCATGAAATGGTCCGGAGCAGCACCGTGCCAGTGCCACTCGCCCGGCGGTGTGTAGATGGTGTCACCTTGACGGGCCACCTTGACCTCGCCTCCGCGCGCCTGCACCAGGCACACACCGTCGGTCACGTAGAGCGTCTGTCCAGCCGCGTGGGTGTGCCACGCCGTTCTCGCACACGGTGCGAAGCGGACGATGTTCACCCGCAGTCGGGAGGGCTCGTCTCCCTTGGCGATGACGTCGAAGTAGACTTCGCCGGTGAAGAGCCCTGATGGTCCCTTGGTGCTTGTGGTTTTGGCGGTAATGTCCATGGTTCCTTTTTCGTTGCGGAATTAGTTGCGTTTCGTCGCGCGGAGGTCGTGGCCGGGTTCAGGCGTGCCGGGTTCAGAGGCAAGCGTGGTGGCAGCCCAACTCGCAAGCAGTTGCAGGGCATCCTCAGTCCCGGTGCCGGGCTCCGCGTTGTAGATGGTCATGGTCAGGCCGTCGTCAGCGGACAACTCAAACGCCTCGTAGAGCATGTGCAGGTCCCCGACGATCGGATGACGGAATTGTTTCTTGCCGGTGTAATGCTGCCGGACGTTGTGCGAAGCCCAGCGCACACGGAATTCTTCGCTGCGGGTGGACAGCTCGCCTACGAGGTCTGTGAGTCCACGGTCGTATGGGTCCCGCCCGGCCTCGGTCCGCATAATGGCCACCGTGTCGTTGGCGGCCCGTTCCCAATCGGTGTAGAAGTCATGGCTGCGGGGATCGAGGAAGAGGAAGCGGGCAAGGTTGGGTGGTCCGGAAGGGTTGTCGTAGCTTTCCGAGTACAGTGCCCTGCCCAAGGCGTTGGTAGCGAGGATATCGAGCCGGCCATTGCGCACGAATGCCGGTGAATGGGTGATTGCGTCCAATGTGAGTTGGACGCCCTGCCGGATGGATTGTTTCCGTACCGGCCGACGCCGCAACCGGCCGCCGTCGTTGGCCGCACGGGCGAGGTCCAAGAGATGCGCCCGTTCGGCGTCGTCCAGTTGCAGGGCATTGGCGAGCGATTCGAGGACGCTATCCGAGACGCCTGAGAGGTTCCCCCGCTCCAAGCGGGTGTAGTACTCAACACTGACGCCGGCAAGCATGGCAACTTCGCCTCGGCGGAGCCCCAGGACGCGCCGGTTGCCGCCATAGGCGGCAAGCCCAGCTTGTTCGGGGGTGATCTTCGCTCTTCGTGTCGAGAGGAAATCGCGCGTCTCGGTACGGTTGTCCATGTTTCCAACGGTAGGGGTTTTGGTCTCCCAAGGGAGTCCCTGTCAGTACCCCTAACAGCAGTAACTCCTTGCATTGTGGAAAAGAGGGTTAGATGGAAACATCCACTGATCTTCATCACGCAGGAGAAACATGCCTTCCGCTAACGCTTATGCTTCCCCCTCGGCCACGGGCGACCTGACCCTGACCACCATCGAACGTCGCGGGGTTGGACCTCACGATGTGCACATTGACATCAAATTCGCTGGCATCTGTCACTCGGACATCCACACTGTGCGCGGCGATTGGGGTCCCCAGCAGTACCCGCTGGTCCCTGGCCACGAGATTGCCGGCATCGTTACCGAAGTTGGCCCGAACGTCACCAAGCACAAAGTCGGTGACCGGGTTGGTGTTGGCTGCATGGTCAACTCGTGCAAGGAGTGCAGGAACTGCTTGGCGGGCGAGGAACAGTACTGCCTCAACGGCAACGTGGGCACTTACGGAGCAATTGACCGTGACGGTACCGTCACCCAGGGCGGTTACTCGAGCAGCGTGGTGGTGAACGAGGACTTTGTCGTCACGATTCCTGAAGCGCTGGATCTCGACGTCGCTGCACCGCTGCTGTGCGCAGGTATCACGACCTTCTCCCCGCTGCACCACTGGGAAGCCGGCCCTGGCAAGAAGGTCGCGAT
Coding sequences:
- a CDS encoding HNH endonuclease signature motif containing protein, which gives rise to MGSIGEIMARRAAMPGVAVRPRGLPRGSHTGPASGQAGCESPTAAAAAGGDSEKLRAMALLRGIEPKSFATLSEMDREGERVHGLEPLPFAGLGVDPEVEVDPGIRVDPEVSPVSRGLGGSLGLGSPLRHQGAPGLEDTLGLGDALGLGDALADSVGALESLRSVTVAGAPGFGFAEAAGFAGRVEDIARTVEYLQVIAAHAVERTRTRAQQARPSSAAGTGWQTGWTNPTPTGPNPATATATATATAARSDAAAGFNTAAGSATPAGFNAAAGSAVAAADAAAVADAAAVADDGYRNAAEFLRARLRIGIGEARRRLALASQVLPGTGIAGQHIPARREILAQALESTQIPTRSASIISAALDKVRLLTDEETITRMEHALTRTAAGSDPDFVLKMTKRWNDLIDQDGPEPSEEILRQLQGTFIRKPRHGLHHLEIFATTEQYETLTTAMNTATNPRLTTAHTNEPETSNTTDESNATGESNDSVNGNGGGNGDGGNEPAGPDLDRRSRAQKLLDGLVGACAVAMTTGKLPSNGGLRPQLAVTIDERDLFQRLTRTAPTRTTGTGTGADPQHPRLSSGSATFAGPIHPNTIRKIACDADILPVLLGSESRILDIGRTTRIFPPHIRKAITARDQGCAFPDCTMPAPWCEAHHITYWSHGGTTSTNNGTLLCSHHHHLIHKEDWRIDITTGVPWFIPPPHIDPKQTPRRNHHHTPLRT
- a CDS encoding cupin domain-containing protein, which encodes MDITAKTTSTKGPSGLFTGEVYFDVIAKGDEPSRLRVNIVRFAPCARTAWHTHAAGQTLYVTDGVCLVQARGGEVKVARQGDTIYTPPGEWHWHGAAPDHFMSHLAMWETTGASDGSETTWGELVSNEEYGYPG
- a CDS encoding helix-turn-helix transcriptional regulator, whose protein sequence is MDNRTETRDFLSTRRAKITPEQAGLAAYGGNRRVLGLRRGEVAMLAGVSVEYYTRLERGNLSGVSDSVLESLANALQLDDAERAHLLDLARAANDGGRLRRRPVRKQSIRQGVQLTLDAITHSPAFVRNGRLDILATNALGRALYSESYDNPSGPPNLARFLFLDPRSHDFYTDWERAANDTVAIMRTEAGRDPYDRGLTDLVGELSTRSEEFRVRWASHNVRQHYTGKKQFRHPIVGDLHMLYEAFELSADDGLTMTIYNAEPGTGTEDALQLLASWAATTLASEPGTPEPGHDLRATKRN
- a CDS encoding NAD(P)-dependent alcohol dehydrogenase encodes the protein MPSANAYASPSATGDLTLTTIERRGVGPHDVHIDIKFAGICHSDIHTVRGDWGPQQYPLVPGHEIAGIVTEVGPNVTKHKVGDRVGVGCMVNSCKECRNCLAGEEQYCLNGNVGTYGAIDRDGTVTQGGYSSSVVVNEDFVVTIPEALDLDVAAPLLCAGITTFSPLHHWEAGPGKKVAIVGLGGLGHMGVKIAHAMGAEVTVLSQSLKKMEDGLNLGADHYYATSDPATFEQLAGTFDLIINTVSASIDISAYLQLLSLDGTLVNVGAPAEPLPVNAFALIGGRRRFAGSMIGGIRETQEMLDFCAEHGLGAEIEVIPASKINDAYERVLASDVRYRFVIDASTIG